A single genomic interval of Microbacterium oleivorans harbors:
- a CDS encoding 3-isopropylmalate dehydrogenase, translating into MSRVVKLAVIPGDGIGPEVVTEAEKVLDAAVAGTDVVFDKTWFALGAARYLETGETLTEDDLRAIAGHDAIILGAVGGVPGDPRLRDANIERGLLLKLRFELDHYVNLRPSKLYASVPGPLAEPGDIDFVVVREGTEGPYVGNGGTIRRGTPHEVANETSVNTAYGVERVVRYAFELAGRRRRTLTLVHKTNVLVHAGGIWKRIVDEVAADYPDVTVDYLHVDAATIFLVTNPGRFDVIVTDNLFGDILTDLAGAVTGGIGLAASGNINPDGAFPSMFEPVHGSAPDIAGQHKADPTAAILSVALMLDHLGLPEQAQRVTRAVETDIADRGSATRTTAQIGDAIAARLQA; encoded by the coding sequence ATGTCGCGCGTCGTGAAACTGGCCGTGATTCCGGGCGACGGAATCGGCCCCGAGGTCGTCACCGAGGCCGAGAAGGTGCTCGACGCCGCTGTTGCGGGGACGGATGTCGTCTTCGACAAGACATGGTTCGCTCTGGGAGCGGCACGGTATCTCGAGACCGGCGAGACGCTGACCGAGGACGACCTCCGTGCCATCGCGGGACACGACGCGATCATCCTCGGCGCCGTCGGGGGAGTCCCGGGCGACCCGCGGCTCCGCGACGCGAACATCGAGCGCGGGCTCCTGCTCAAGCTGCGCTTCGAGCTCGACCACTACGTCAACCTCCGCCCGTCGAAGCTGTACGCGAGCGTTCCCGGACCCCTCGCCGAGCCCGGTGACATCGACTTCGTCGTCGTCCGCGAGGGCACCGAGGGTCCCTATGTGGGCAACGGCGGCACTATCCGGCGCGGCACGCCCCACGAGGTGGCCAATGAGACGTCCGTCAACACCGCCTACGGGGTCGAGCGTGTCGTCCGCTACGCCTTCGAGCTCGCCGGTCGCCGGCGCCGCACGCTCACCCTCGTGCACAAGACGAACGTGCTCGTCCACGCCGGAGGCATCTGGAAGCGCATCGTCGACGAGGTGGCCGCGGACTACCCCGACGTCACCGTAGACTACCTCCACGTCGACGCGGCGACGATCTTCCTGGTCACGAACCCGGGCCGCTTCGACGTGATCGTCACCGACAACCTCTTCGGTGACATCCTGACCGACTTGGCCGGCGCCGTCACCGGAGGCATCGGCCTCGCCGCTTCGGGGAACATCAACCCCGACGGCGCGTTCCCCTCGATGTTCGAGCCCGTCCACGGATCGGCGCCCGACATCGCGGGTCAGCACAAGGCCGATCCCACCGCCGCGATCCTCTCGGTCGCTCTCATGCTCGACCACCTCGGGCTGCCGGAGCAGGCGCAGCGCGTCACCCGCGCCGTCGAGACGGACATCGCCGACCGTGGCTCCGCCACCCGCACCACCGCACAGATCGGCGACGCGATCGCGGCCCGCCTGCAGGCGTAG
- a CDS encoding branched-chain amino acid aminotransferase, with protein MTLLDNDPDAGLEPLEFSVTRNLAAAAPGRRDEILANPGFGTHFTDHMVDICWSVRGGWHRPRVQPYGPLTLDPAAAVLHYGQEIFEGIKAYRHADGSVHTFRPDQNGRRLQRSARRLALPELPVEWFIQSLRELIAVDGAWVPSGADQSLYLRPFMFAKEAFLGVRPANKVAYYVIASPAGAYFTGGVKPVSIWLSEDYARAGKGGTGAAKTGGNYASSLLPQAEAYENECDQVVFLDQDRNVEELGGMNVVFVYKNGTIVTPQSDSILEGITRDSILQLARDRGHRVEGRAVSLDEWRQGVASGEIVEVFACGTAAVVTPIGVLKGRDFFDEQPVGELALSLREELTDIQYGRREDKHGWLVRLDG; from the coding sequence ATGACTCTCCTCGATAACGATCCCGACGCCGGACTCGAGCCCCTCGAGTTCTCCGTCACCCGAAACCTCGCCGCCGCAGCGCCCGGCCGCCGCGACGAGATCCTTGCGAACCCCGGCTTCGGCACGCATTTCACCGATCACATGGTCGACATCTGCTGGTCGGTCCGGGGCGGCTGGCACCGTCCGCGTGTGCAGCCCTACGGCCCCCTCACCCTGGATCCCGCCGCCGCAGTGCTCCACTACGGGCAGGAGATCTTCGAGGGCATCAAGGCGTACCGTCACGCCGACGGCAGCGTTCACACCTTCCGTCCCGACCAGAACGGGCGCCGTCTGCAGCGCTCGGCGCGTCGTCTCGCGCTTCCGGAACTGCCCGTCGAGTGGTTCATCCAGTCGTTGCGCGAGCTGATCGCGGTCGACGGCGCCTGGGTGCCCTCCGGCGCCGACCAGTCGCTCTACCTCCGTCCGTTCATGTTCGCCAAAGAGGCTTTCCTGGGCGTCCGCCCCGCCAACAAGGTCGCCTACTACGTCATCGCGAGCCCCGCCGGTGCCTACTTCACCGGCGGCGTGAAGCCCGTCTCCATCTGGCTGAGCGAGGACTACGCGCGCGCGGGCAAGGGCGGCACGGGTGCGGCCAAGACCGGGGGGAACTACGCCTCGAGCCTGCTGCCCCAGGCGGAGGCCTACGAGAACGAGTGCGATCAGGTCGTCTTCCTCGACCAGGATCGCAATGTCGAGGAGCTCGGCGGCATGAACGTCGTGTTCGTCTACAAGAACGGCACGATCGTGACCCCGCAGTCCGACTCCATCCTCGAGGGCATCACCCGCGACTCGATCCTGCAGCTCGCGCGCGACCGCGGACACAGGGTCGAGGGGCGCGCCGTCTCGCTCGACGAATGGCGCCAGGGGGTCGCGTCCGGAGAGATCGTGGAGGTGTTCGCCTGCGGCACGGCCGCCGTCGTGACCCCGATCGGCGTCCTCAAGGGCCGGGACTTCTTCGACGAGCAGCCCGTCGGCGAGCTCGCCCTGTCGCTGCGCGAGGAGCTCACCGACATCCAGTACGGCCGACGCGAAGACAAGCACGGCTGGCTCGTGCGGTTGGACGGCTGA
- a CDS encoding fumarylacetoacetate hydrolase family protein, giving the protein MKIVRFSHHETIRYGILDGTDLVTLAGDPMYAGYDTTDERVPLSDVVLLAPVIPRSKVIAVGRNYREHAAEFGNEVPAEPLLFFKPNTSVIGPGDAIVRPGQSEQVDFEGELAVVIGKVTRNVSVDDAPGHVFGYTIANDVTARDLQRSDGQWTRAKGFDTFCPLGPAIETEFDPAQAQLVARVNGEEKQRAPLSDMVHGIADLIAYASAAFTLLPGDVILTGTPAGVGPLVAGDVVEVEIDGLGILRNIVRDA; this is encoded by the coding sequence GTGAAGATCGTCCGTTTCTCGCACCACGAGACCATCCGCTACGGCATCCTCGACGGCACCGATCTGGTGACCCTCGCGGGGGATCCGATGTATGCGGGCTACGACACCACCGATGAGCGGGTGCCGCTGAGCGACGTCGTCCTGCTGGCACCGGTGATCCCGCGCTCGAAGGTCATCGCCGTCGGCCGGAATTACCGCGAGCACGCGGCGGAGTTCGGCAACGAGGTGCCTGCCGAGCCGCTGCTCTTCTTCAAGCCCAACACCTCGGTCATCGGGCCGGGCGACGCCATCGTGCGCCCGGGTCAGTCCGAGCAGGTCGATTTCGAGGGCGAGCTCGCCGTCGTCATCGGCAAGGTCACCCGCAACGTCTCGGTAGACGACGCGCCGGGCCACGTCTTCGGCTACACCATCGCCAACGACGTCACCGCGCGCGATCTGCAGCGCAGCGACGGTCAATGGACCCGGGCGAAGGGTTTCGACACCTTCTGCCCGCTCGGGCCGGCGATCGAGACCGAGTTCGATCCGGCGCAGGCCCAGCTCGTTGCCCGGGTCAACGGCGAGGAGAAGCAGCGGGCGCCGCTGAGCGACATGGTCCATGGGATCGCCGATCTCATCGCCTACGCGTCGGCGGCATTCACGCTCCTGCCCGGCGACGTCATCCTCACCGGAACGCCGGCCGGGGTGGGACCACTCGTCGCGGGCGATGTCGTGGAGGTCGAGATCGACGGTCTCGGCATCCTCCGCAACATCGTCCGGGATGCCTGA
- a CDS encoding MFS transporter has translation MPEGGRPTTADAARERVRRRSLGVLSLGQVLGGIGFGSTVSLGAVITERLTGDDALAGLPTAAVTLGAALLAVPLASFAARSGRRPALALGMALALAGVVLVIAGTALGMFPLLLLAFAMIGGGQAANLQSRFAATDLATDRTRGRDLSIVVWATTIGAVLGPNLIGLGEAVGDLTGMPPLTGPYLFTAVAQVLAIALYLIALRPDPLLLARVREAAAGTGRSASARADRPGAARYAVIAIAGSHGVMVSVMAMTPLHLVHHGAELSVVGVTISLHIAGMYALSPVFGLMADRLGRLVTIVLGQALLALSLVVAAFGAESGGAVTVSLVLLGLGWSAATVAGSALLTEASSPGRRTTRQGRSDAIMNVAGAAGATGAGVALGAIGYGGLAIAALMIVAVVVLALPLARDRASREVDPAVPGGA, from the coding sequence ATGCCTGAGGGCGGGCGTCCGACGACGGCGGATGCGGCCCGAGAACGCGTCCGCAGACGTTCCCTGGGTGTCCTCTCGCTCGGTCAGGTGCTGGGTGGCATCGGCTTCGGCTCGACCGTCTCGCTCGGCGCCGTCATCACCGAGCGCCTGACGGGGGATGATGCGCTGGCCGGTCTCCCGACGGCTGCCGTCACCCTCGGAGCCGCGCTGCTCGCGGTGCCGCTGGCATCGTTCGCGGCGCGCTCCGGTCGCCGCCCTGCCCTGGCGCTCGGCATGGCGCTCGCGCTGGCGGGGGTCGTGCTCGTGATCGCCGGCACGGCTCTGGGAATGTTCCCGTTGCTCCTGCTCGCCTTCGCGATGATCGGCGGCGGACAGGCGGCCAACTTGCAGTCGCGATTCGCGGCGACAGATCTCGCCACCGACCGGACGCGCGGACGCGACCTGTCGATCGTGGTCTGGGCGACGACGATCGGCGCCGTCCTCGGGCCGAATCTCATCGGTCTCGGCGAGGCGGTCGGCGACCTGACCGGCATGCCGCCCCTGACCGGGCCCTACCTGTTCACCGCCGTCGCGCAGGTGCTGGCGATCGCGCTGTACCTGATCGCGCTGCGACCCGACCCGCTGCTGCTCGCCCGCGTCCGGGAGGCGGCCGCGGGGACGGGGCGATCGGCGTCCGCTCGTGCGGATCGCCCTGGGGCCGCGCGCTACGCCGTGATCGCGATCGCGGGCTCGCACGGCGTGATGGTGTCGGTCATGGCGATGACCCCGCTGCACCTCGTGCACCACGGGGCGGAGCTGTCGGTCGTCGGTGTGACCATCAGTCTCCATATCGCCGGGATGTATGCTCTCTCGCCCGTCTTCGGCCTCATGGCCGACCGGCTCGGCCGTCTCGTCACGATCGTTCTCGGTCAGGCGCTGCTGGCGCTCTCGCTCGTGGTCGCGGCCTTCGGCGCGGAATCGGGGGGCGCGGTGACGGTGTCGCTCGTCCTGCTGGGGCTGGGGTGGAGCGCCGCGACGGTCGCCGGGTCCGCGCTGCTCACCGAGGCGTCCTCGCCGGGGCGACGCACGACGCGTCAGGGCCGCAGCGACGCGATCATGAACGTCGCGGGTGCCGCAGGTGCCACCGGTGCCGGGGTCGCTCTGGGTGCCATCGGCTACGGGGGTCTCGCGATCGCGGCCCTCATGATCGTCGCGGTCGTCGTCCTCGCCCTCCCGCTCGCCCGGGATCGGGCGTCGCGCGAGGTCGATCCGGCGGTGCCGGGCGGGGCCTAG